Part of the Vibrio sp. SS-MA-C1-2 genome, TTTAGGGCATCTTGCCAAGAAATATTATTTAAGTTAAAAAAACGAGTTTCTAATGAGTGTGCATGAGATGCGGCTGCCAAAAATGTTTTATTTTTTAAATGTTCTCTGGCTTGATCCCACTGAAGAGGATAGGTATTCTCGGTTTGGTCGATTAAAAAATTTAGATTCATCCCTTGCTTACGCATAATGTATTTATTAAAGTCAAAGAACTCAGGATGACGAGTAACTTTCGTAATGACATCATATGCGTGTCCAAGCTCTCCAGTTAGATATGAGGCGATGTTAAGTGAACCAGCAGAGACACCTATCAAAAGTGAAAATGGGTTAAAGTTTGCTTTTAAGAATGTATCTAACACCCCTGCACTAAAGATAGTTCTCTGTCCACCACCTTCAACAACTAATGCAATTTTGTCAACATCTTGCTCAAAGAGCTCTAATAAATCAAAACTATGTCGATCTATCGCAAAGTGTTTTCCCATGATCTAAACCTTATTGTAACTAATATTATTAATAATCATTATAGTAGAAAAATTAAAATACTTTTATTGTCGTACAGCTGTAAAAATGGACAGTTAAATTGCAAACTATTTAATAAGACTAAAAGGATTAACTGATTGATAGTTTTATTATAATCTTAATATTGCTATTATTAACGACATTACAACTGTAGATTGTTTACTATCCAGCTCTAAATTATCAAGGACTAACAATGACTAAACGAAAAATTCTATTGCTATGTGGTGGCGGTGGTGCAGAACATTCGATTTCTTTACTCTCGGCTGACTACATTGAGAGTCAACTGTTATTAATTGATGATATCTCTGTTATACGTGTAACAATTGAAGATGGAAGTTGGACTTTAGCTTCGGGTGAAAGTTGTTTTATTGATATGAATAAAATGCTAAATCTTTCTGATGGTGAAAAATATGCCATTGATTATGTTATTCCTTGTATTCACGGATTTCCCGGTGAGACAGGAGATTTACAATCACTGTTTGACATGGTCGGTTTAGCTTATTTAGGTTGTAATGCTGAATCGAGTACGCTCTGTTTTAATAAAATCAGTTCAAAGTTATGGTTTGACGCTGTAAACATTGATAATACGCCTTATTTATTTTTAAGTGATAAGAGTGATGTATCTATAAAGCAAGCGACGGCTTTTTTTGAACAATGGGGTAAGGTTTTTGTTAAAGCGGCAAGCCAAGGCTCTTCAGTTGGTTGTTATTGTGTAGAGGAATTAGTTGAGTTAGTTCCAACAATTAACGAAGCTTTTAATTACTCTGAGCAAGTATTGATTGAAAAGGCAGTGACACCCCGCGAATTAGAAGTTGCAGCCTATGAATTTCAGGGAAAACTTATCGTCACAAAACCCGGAGAAGTTTGCTCTCCAGATAATGCATTTTATAGTTATGAAGAGAAATATAGTTCAGATAGTCACTCTTCAACCGTACTTGAAGCGACCAATCTAACCGATGAGCAGTTAGCGATTATTGATAAAGCAGCAAGGCACGCGTTCACTCAACTCAAATTAAGTGATCTTTCTCGTATTGATTTCTTTTTAACGGAA contains:
- a CDS encoding D-alanine--D-alanine ligase — its product is MTKRKILLLCGGGGAEHSISLLSADYIESQLLLIDDISVIRVTIEDGSWTLASGESCFIDMNKMLNLSDGEKYAIDYVIPCIHGFPGETGDLQSLFDMVGLAYLGCNAESSTLCFNKISSKLWFDAVNIDNTPYLFLSDKSDVSIKQATAFFEQWGKVFVKAASQGSSVGCYCVEELVELVPTINEAFNYSEQVLIEKAVTPRELEVAAYEFQGKLIVTKPGEVCSPDNAFYSYEEKYSSDSHSSTVLEATNLTDEQLAIIDKAARHAFTQLKLSDLSRIDFFLTEEGEILLNEINTFPGMTPISMFPKLMENNGHQFKDFLEQAIKS